A genomic window from Neoarius graeffei isolate fNeoGra1 chromosome 5, fNeoGra1.pri, whole genome shotgun sequence includes:
- the LOC132886081 gene encoding tRNA selenocysteine 1-associated protein 1-like isoform X1, with translation MSCLWMGNVDPYMDEKFVSRAFATMGELVVSVKIVRNKTNKSAVGYCFVEMADEATAERCLRKVNGKLLPRSMPPRKFKLKAATNVKQGDTRNESRYFDLACSQPYTYDNQYFDFNCSQPYTCDHNQYYQQCPSYYSNWGYDESAGYSSYNCYNQAYEDTSEDDGLEDPSSGLDVAEANRQFMLNSEELYDALIDCHWPAFDLPDSPEYS, from the exons ATGAGCTGCTTGTGGATGGGTAAT GTTGACCCTTACATGGATGAAAAATTTGTTTCCCGTGCTTTTGCCACCATGGGAGAGCTCGTGGTCAGTGTAAAAATTGTtcgaaacaaaacaaacaa GTCTGCTGTTGGTTATTGCTTTGTGGAAATGGCAGATGAAGCTACAGCAGAGAGATGCCTCCGAAAAGTCAATGGGAAACTTCTACCAAGATCCATGCCG CCCAGAAAATTCAAGCTAAAAGCAGCAACTAATGTGAAGCAAGGAGATACCAG AAACGAGAGCAGGTATTTTGATCTCGCCTGCTCTCAACCATACACATATGACAACCAGTACTTTGATTTCAACTGCTCTCAGCCATACACATGTGACCACAACCAATACTACCAGCAATGCCCCAGCTACTACTCAAACTGGGGATATGATGAGAGTGCAGGCTACAGTTCATATAACTGCTATAATCAG GCTTATGAAGACACAAGTGAAGATGATGGGCTTGAGG ACCCCAGTTCAGGCTTGGATGTGGCAGAAGCAAACAGACAGTTCATGTTGAACAGTGAGGAGCTGTATGATGCCCTTATAGATTGCCATTGGCCTGCATTTGACCTTCCTGACTCTCCTGAATACTCGTAG
- the LOC132886081 gene encoding tRNA selenocysteine 1-associated protein 1-like isoform X2: protein MDEKFVSRAFATMGELVVSVKIVRNKTNKSAVGYCFVEMADEATAERCLRKVNGKLLPRSMPPRKFKLKAATNVKQGDTRNESRYFDLACSQPYTYDNQYFDFNCSQPYTCDHNQYYQQCPSYYSNWGYDESAGYSSYNCYNQAYEDTSEDDGLEDPSSGLDVAEANRQFMLNSEELYDALIDCHWPAFDLPDSPEYS from the exons ATGGATGAAAAATTTGTTTCCCGTGCTTTTGCCACCATGGGAGAGCTCGTGGTCAGTGTAAAAATTGTtcgaaacaaaacaaacaa GTCTGCTGTTGGTTATTGCTTTGTGGAAATGGCAGATGAAGCTACAGCAGAGAGATGCCTCCGAAAAGTCAATGGGAAACTTCTACCAAGATCCATGCCG CCCAGAAAATTCAAGCTAAAAGCAGCAACTAATGTGAAGCAAGGAGATACCAG AAACGAGAGCAGGTATTTTGATCTCGCCTGCTCTCAACCATACACATATGACAACCAGTACTTTGATTTCAACTGCTCTCAGCCATACACATGTGACCACAACCAATACTACCAGCAATGCCCCAGCTACTACTCAAACTGGGGATATGATGAGAGTGCAGGCTACAGTTCATATAACTGCTATAATCAG GCTTATGAAGACACAAGTGAAGATGATGGGCTTGAGG ACCCCAGTTCAGGCTTGGATGTGGCAGAAGCAAACAGACAGTTCATGTTGAACAGTGAGGAGCTGTATGATGCCCTTATAGATTGCCATTGGCCTGCATTTGACCTTCCTGACTCTCCTGAATACTCGTAG